DNA from Candidatus Thermoplasmatota archaeon:
GAAGTACAAAGGATAGTAGAGCTTGTAGACGCAAACTGTTTAGCAATACATCTGAACTTTTTGCAAGAGGTAGTGCAAAATGCCGATACAAACTCAAAAAATTGCTTGAAAGCAATTGAAAGAATTGTTAATGAGTTGCGCTTGCCAGTAATTTTAAAAGAGACTGGCGCTGGAATTTCTTACGAGCTTGCAAAAGAGCTAAAAAAACTTAATGTTGGTGTAGATGTTGCAGGTTTAGGAGGTACTAGCTTCGCAGCTGTAGAATATTATCGTGCTAAAACAGAAATTCAGAAAAGGCTAGGCAAGACTTTCTGGAATTGGGGGGTACCAACGCCTGTTGCTATTCTAAATTGTAAAAAAGCAGGTATAAAGCCGATAATAGGGAGCGGAGGCATAAGAAACGGATTAGATGGTGCAAAAGCTCTTGCTTTGGGAAGCGATGCTTTTGGACTAGCATTGCCTTTGCTTAGATGTGCAGCTAAAAGTGCAAGAAGCGTAGTTGAAGAGCTAAATATTATTATTGAGGAGCTTAAGGCAACGATGTTTTTAGTAGGAGCTGAGAATATAAAAGAATTAAAAGGAAAAAAGGTGATTTTAGAACATCCAGTTAGAGACTATCTGTGGGAAAATGACTGAGCAAAGTTTAGAAATTGTTTTTATTAAAGCATTCGATTTGCCTGACGCTTGGTATCAGTGCTTGGAACGAATTGTTGAGATTGGTTATGAGTATAAAGTTGACCGTGGGAGCTACTCTGGGCAGAGAAGAAAAGAATTTGATTTTGTTGTAGTTCAAATTACCAATCCTAGCAATAGGCCGTTAGTCCCTACTATTCCTGAGGGACTAGGGCTACCGCCGCCTACCTCAATGGATTACGTTGAGAAATATATAGAATATTTGATTACAGATTACAAAAAGCTCGGTGAAGATTACACTTACGGAGAGAGACTTGTAAATGCGAAGGTCAAACTCGATATTGAGTTCGAGGGCAAAAGGATCAAAGGCGAATTTCCGTACAGCTTCAATCAGATTGACGAAGCAATTGAGATGCTAAAAGCAACGCCTGGGACAAACCAAGCTCTTCTGCAAATAGGACAGTGTTCAGATATGAAGTTAAGCGATCCGCCTTGTTTGCGGCACATAGATCTACGAATAAGGTATGGCAAACTGCATTTTCTGCCTTATTTCCGCTCATGGGACCTCGTAGGTGGATTTCCTGCAAACCTAGCTGCGCTTCAACTTCTCAAAGAATATATGGCAAAAGAGATCGGGGTAGAGGATGGCGAGATAATTGCGCAGTCGAAAGGACTGCATATCTATGAGCATTACTGGGACTATGCTAAAATAAGGACTTATAAATAAATATCAGCCCTTCTTTTTTAATAATGTTTTTTATCGCTCGTGAAGTTTCATTCGTTCTCAAATTCCATGTCAGTAATAACCAGTTGCTTACCGTTTAATCATTATACTCTCTTCTCTTGCAGCCCCTATCGATACAAATTCAACTGGTACTTTTAAATTCGTTGAAATAAAATTAAGATAATTCTTGAGATTCTTTGGCAAAGCTTCAAACCCTTTTTCTATAGCTTCTTTTTTATCAAACTCTTCCCAGCCTTCAAGCTCATCATATTGCGGCGAGCATTGCTCTAAAATACTAGCAGTTGATTGGAAACTATCAATAATCTTATTTTTGTATTTGTATGAACTGCAAATTTTTAAATTCTGCAAGCCACTAAGCACATCTATTTTTGTTATTGCTAAACTTGTGAATCCATTTATTAGGCAGGCATATTTTAGAGCTACTAAATCAAGCCATCCGCATCTTCTTGGTCTGCCTGTGGTTGTGCCGTACTCAGCACCCCTTTCTCTTATTCTATTACCTATTTCGTCTTTAAGCTCTGTAGGAAAAGGTCCTGAGCCAACTCTTGTAGTATATGCCTTGAGAACACCAATTACTTTTGTAATTTTTGCTGGCGATATTCCAGAGCCCGTGCACGCATTACCAGCAGTAGTATTTGAAGAGGTAGTATAAGGATAAGTACCGTGATCTATATCGAGCAAAGTGCCCTGCGCACCTTCAAGTAAAATATTTTTGTCTTTTTCAAGCGCTTCTGCAATGATCTGGGAAGTATCTGCAATGTAGCGCTGGAGATTTCTACCATACTCTAAATATTCTTTAAGAATAGCTTCTTTTGAAAGTTTTTTCTTGCTACCTAGCGCATTGATTATTTTCTGCTTGACTTCTATAATATATGCCAATTTATCCGAGAGTGTTTGCTCCTCCAGCAGGTCTGCCATCCTTATTCCCAAACGTGCAATTTTATCTGAGTAGCAAGGTCCTATGCCTCTTTTAGTAGTACCTAAACTTTTTTTACCCTTGCTCGCTTCTTCAAGCTCGTCAATTATTTTATGATAAGGCATTATTACATTTGATTTATCACTTATTATTAGATTGTCTACTTTGAAACCTTTTTCTTTTAATCTTTTAATTTCTTCAATCAGCACTTCGGGGTCTACAACTACGCCATTGCCAATAATAGAAATTTTATCTGGTCGAAGAATACCTGAAGGTAGAAGATGGAACTTGAATTTCTCAGTTCCTACAATAACTGTATGACCTGCGTTAGTACCGCCTTGAAATCTAATAATAAAATCTGCATTCTCTGCATAGTAATCTGTAACCTTACCTTTT
Protein-coding regions in this window:
- a CDS encoding adenylosuccinate synthase, with the translated sequence MSVTAIIGAQWGDEGKGKVTDYYAENADFIIRFQGGTNAGHTVIVGTEKFKFHLLPSGILRPDKISIIGNGVVVDPEVLIEEIKRLKEKGFKVDNLIISDKSNVIMPYHKIIDELEEASKGKKSLGTTKRGIGPCYSDKIARLGIRMADLLEEQTLSDKLAYIIEVKQKIINALGSKKKLSKEAILKEYLEYGRNLQRYIADTSQIIAEALEKDKNILLEGAQGTLLDIDHGTYPYTTSSNTTAGNACTGSGISPAKITKVIGVLKAYTTRVGSGPFPTELKDEIGNRIRERGAEYGTTTGRPRRCGWLDLVALKYACLINGFTSLAITKIDVLSGLQNLKICSSYKYKNKIIDSFQSTASILEQCSPQYDELEGWEEFDKKEAIEKGFEALPKNLKNYLNFISTNLKVPVEFVSIGAAREESIMIKR
- the fni gene encoding type 2 isopentenyl-diphosphate Delta-isomerase is translated as MIAKRKEEHVRICLKEEVRSKINYLDFVSLVHCSLPELNKSEINCSSKIFNCKLNAPIIVTAITGGYPQAEKINNNLAQACEKLGIGFGVGSERIALEQKLARKSFELVKNYNIPFVIANIGAPQLIDQKKSKALSFGEVQRIVELVDANCLAIHLNFLQEVVQNADTNSKNCLKAIERIVNELRLPVILKETGAGISYELAKELKKLNVGVDVAGLGGTSFAAVEYYRAKTEIQKRLGKTFWNWGVPTPVAILNCKKAGIKPIIGSGGIRNGLDGAKALALGSDAFGLALPLLRCAAKSARSVVEELNIIIEELKATMFLVGAENIKELKGKKVILEHPVRDYLWEND
- a CDS encoding thymidylate synthase; the encoded protein is MTEQSLEIVFIKAFDLPDAWYQCLERIVEIGYEYKVDRGSYSGQRRKEFDFVVVQITNPSNRPLVPTIPEGLGLPPPTSMDYVEKYIEYLITDYKKLGEDYTYGERLVNAKVKLDIEFEGKRIKGEFPYSFNQIDEAIEMLKATPGTNQALLQIGQCSDMKLSDPPCLRHIDLRIRYGKLHFLPYFRSWDLVGGFPANLAALQLLKEYMAKEIGVEDGEIIAQSKGLHIYEHYWDYAKIRTYK